Proteins co-encoded in one Panulirus ornatus isolate Po-2019 chromosome 68, ASM3632096v1, whole genome shotgun sequence genomic window:
- the LOC139747387 gene encoding inositol monophosphatase 3 isoform X1, giving the protein MTVAVADEKLVWAASKADIMNLGATIRVNKLGLGTIITVLAMIVMLYRYGNTATLERKPAMVSLKSMLSAAIDAAQRGGRIVYQVREAADMHEKSKGKTKEGANEPVTDGDLKSHLTMFYSLKKAFPGVDIISEEHDTGSVDVSSVMPASTFNMEVSSIITDDILVPIHDIRVWIDPLDATQEYTENLREYVTTMVCVALRGYATIGVIHKPFSNFTAWGWAGKGVSSELQMSVPQGGPKDDIPQIIVSRSHAGDVEGFSKAAFGERTKVIPAGGAGYKTLAVIQGDVDAYVHVTLIKKWDICAGNALLNALHGNMTTLDGLSIDYSSREDYKNEGGVLATLYLHKNYLPKLQELRKKKPH; this is encoded by the exons ATGACTGTTGCCGTTGCAGATGAGAAGTTAGTCTGGGCTGCCAGCAAAGCGGACATTATGAACCTGGGAGCAACCATAAGAGTGAACAAGTTAGGTCTTGGCACCATCATTACGGTGCTGGCCATGATAGTCATGCTCTACAGATATGGAAACACCGCAACACTGGAGAGAAAACCGGCCATGGTCAGCCTAAAGAGCATGTTGTCAGCGGCCATAGATGCAGCACAGCGAGGCGGGAGAATA GTGTACCAGGTTCGTGAAGCTGCAGATATGCATGAGAAAAGcaagggaaaaacaaaagaaggtgCAAATGAACCGGTTACAGATGGGGATTTAAAATCTCACTTGACTATGTTTTACTCCCTCAAGAAGGCCTTTCCTGGAGTAGAT ATTATATCTGAGGAACATGATACTGGCAGTGTGGATGTGTCATCTGTAATGCCAGCCTCTACATTCAACATGGAAGTTAGTAGCATCATAACAGATGACATCCTTGTCCCCATCCATGATATTCGAGTCTGGATTGATCCTCTTGATGCTACCCAAGAATATACAG AGAACCTGAGAGAATATGTTACAACAATGGTCTGTGTGGCACTGAGAGGTTATGCTACTATTGGAGTTATTCACAAACCCTTTAGTAACTTTACTGCTTGGGGCTGGGCTGGTAAAGGTGTCTCATCAGAGCTTCAGATGTCAGTACCTCAG GGAGGCCCAAAAGATGACATTCCACAAATCATTGTGTCTCGGTCACATGCTGGTGATGTTGAAGGTTTTTCCAAGGCTGCATTTGGGGAGAGAACTAAAGTTAtccctgctggtggtgcag GTTACAAGACGCTGGCAGTCATTCAGGGAGATGTAGATGCTTATGTTCATGTGACCTTGATTAAGAAGTGGGATATCTGTGCAGGAAATGCTCTTCTAAATGCTCTCCATGGCAACATGACAACATTAGATGGGCTATCAATAGACTACAGTAGCCGAGAGGATTACAAGAATGAAGGTGGTGTCCTGGCCACACTGTATTTACATAAAAACTATTTACCAAAACTACAAGAGCTCAGAAAGAAAAAGCCACATTAA
- the LOC139747387 gene encoding inositol monophosphatase 3 isoform X3: MNLGATIRVNKLGLGTIITVLAMIVMLYRYGNTATLERKPAMVSLKSMLSAAIDAAQRGGRIVYQVREAADMHEKSKGKTKEGANEPVTDGDLKSHLTMFYSLKKAFPGVDIISEEHDTGSVDVSSVMPASTFNMEVSSIITDDILVPIHDIRVWIDPLDATQEYTENLREYVTTMVCVALRGYATIGVIHKPFSNFTAWGWAGKGVSSELQMSVPQGGPKDDIPQIIVSRSHAGDVEGFSKAAFGERTKVIPAGGAGYKTLAVIQGDVDAYVHVTLIKKWDICAGNALLNALHGNMTTLDGLSIDYSSREDYKNEGGVLATLYLHKNYLPKLQELRKKKPH, translated from the exons ATGAACCTGGGAGCAACCATAAGAGTGAACAAGTTAGGTCTTGGCACCATCATTACGGTGCTGGCCATGATAGTCATGCTCTACAGATATGGAAACACCGCAACACTGGAGAGAAAACCGGCCATGGTCAGCCTAAAGAGCATGTTGTCAGCGGCCATAGATGCAGCACAGCGAGGCGGGAGAATA GTGTACCAGGTTCGTGAAGCTGCAGATATGCATGAGAAAAGcaagggaaaaacaaaagaaggtgCAAATGAACCGGTTACAGATGGGGATTTAAAATCTCACTTGACTATGTTTTACTCCCTCAAGAAGGCCTTTCCTGGAGTAGAT ATTATATCTGAGGAACATGATACTGGCAGTGTGGATGTGTCATCTGTAATGCCAGCCTCTACATTCAACATGGAAGTTAGTAGCATCATAACAGATGACATCCTTGTCCCCATCCATGATATTCGAGTCTGGATTGATCCTCTTGATGCTACCCAAGAATATACAG AGAACCTGAGAGAATATGTTACAACAATGGTCTGTGTGGCACTGAGAGGTTATGCTACTATTGGAGTTATTCACAAACCCTTTAGTAACTTTACTGCTTGGGGCTGGGCTGGTAAAGGTGTCTCATCAGAGCTTCAGATGTCAGTACCTCAG GGAGGCCCAAAAGATGACATTCCACAAATCATTGTGTCTCGGTCACATGCTGGTGATGTTGAAGGTTTTTCCAAGGCTGCATTTGGGGAGAGAACTAAAGTTAtccctgctggtggtgcag GTTACAAGACGCTGGCAGTCATTCAGGGAGATGTAGATGCTTATGTTCATGTGACCTTGATTAAGAAGTGGGATATCTGTGCAGGAAATGCTCTTCTAAATGCTCTCCATGGCAACATGACAACATTAGATGGGCTATCAATAGACTACAGTAGCCGAGAGGATTACAAGAATGAAGGTGGTGTCCTGGCCACACTGTATTTACATAAAAACTATTTACCAAAACTACAAGAGCTCAGAAAGAAAAAGCCACATTAA
- the LOC139747387 gene encoding inositol monophosphatase 3 isoform X2: MGGDEKLVWAASKADIMNLGATIRVNKLGLGTIITVLAMIVMLYRYGNTATLERKPAMVSLKSMLSAAIDAAQRGGRIVYQVREAADMHEKSKGKTKEGANEPVTDGDLKSHLTMFYSLKKAFPGVDIISEEHDTGSVDVSSVMPASTFNMEVSSIITDDILVPIHDIRVWIDPLDATQEYTENLREYVTTMVCVALRGYATIGVIHKPFSNFTAWGWAGKGVSSELQMSVPQGGPKDDIPQIIVSRSHAGDVEGFSKAAFGERTKVIPAGGAGYKTLAVIQGDVDAYVHVTLIKKWDICAGNALLNALHGNMTTLDGLSIDYSSREDYKNEGGVLATLYLHKNYLPKLQELRKKKPH; encoded by the exons ATGGGAGGAG ATGAGAAGTTAGTCTGGGCTGCCAGCAAAGCGGACATTATGAACCTGGGAGCAACCATAAGAGTGAACAAGTTAGGTCTTGGCACCATCATTACGGTGCTGGCCATGATAGTCATGCTCTACAGATATGGAAACACCGCAACACTGGAGAGAAAACCGGCCATGGTCAGCCTAAAGAGCATGTTGTCAGCGGCCATAGATGCAGCACAGCGAGGCGGGAGAATA GTGTACCAGGTTCGTGAAGCTGCAGATATGCATGAGAAAAGcaagggaaaaacaaaagaaggtgCAAATGAACCGGTTACAGATGGGGATTTAAAATCTCACTTGACTATGTTTTACTCCCTCAAGAAGGCCTTTCCTGGAGTAGAT ATTATATCTGAGGAACATGATACTGGCAGTGTGGATGTGTCATCTGTAATGCCAGCCTCTACATTCAACATGGAAGTTAGTAGCATCATAACAGATGACATCCTTGTCCCCATCCATGATATTCGAGTCTGGATTGATCCTCTTGATGCTACCCAAGAATATACAG AGAACCTGAGAGAATATGTTACAACAATGGTCTGTGTGGCACTGAGAGGTTATGCTACTATTGGAGTTATTCACAAACCCTTTAGTAACTTTACTGCTTGGGGCTGGGCTGGTAAAGGTGTCTCATCAGAGCTTCAGATGTCAGTACCTCAG GGAGGCCCAAAAGATGACATTCCACAAATCATTGTGTCTCGGTCACATGCTGGTGATGTTGAAGGTTTTTCCAAGGCTGCATTTGGGGAGAGAACTAAAGTTAtccctgctggtggtgcag GTTACAAGACGCTGGCAGTCATTCAGGGAGATGTAGATGCTTATGTTCATGTGACCTTGATTAAGAAGTGGGATATCTGTGCAGGAAATGCTCTTCTAAATGCTCTCCATGGCAACATGACAACATTAGATGGGCTATCAATAGACTACAGTAGCCGAGAGGATTACAAGAATGAAGGTGGTGTCCTGGCCACACTGTATTTACATAAAAACTATTTACCAAAACTACAAGAGCTCAGAAAGAAAAAGCCACATTAA